Proteins from a genomic interval of Uloborus diversus isolate 005 chromosome 4, Udiv.v.3.1, whole genome shotgun sequence:
- the LOC129220646 gene encoding acanthoscurrin-2-like — protein MLDNSIYLSYKYNLLPQNRQEAFCLAALMTLIRGQALGLGGLGFGGLGYGGLGYGGLGYGGLGYGGLGYGGFSYGGQGGSIAGGRGIGMMGGRGIGMMGGRGIGIMGGRGIGMMGGRGIGVMGGQGISMMGGRGIGVMGGQSVGMMGGQGIGMMGGQVIGPMGGMGYGGGMAAPMIGGGMGLPGGFIV, from the exons ATGCTGGATAACAGCATCTACCTGAGCTAcaagtacaatctcttgccccaaaacaggcAAGAG gcTTTTTGTCTCGCCGCTCTGATGACTCTAATCCGAGGCCAAGCACTTGGCTTAGGAGGCCTAGGCTTTGGTGGACTAGGCTATGGAGGTCTGGGCTATGGAGGACTAGGCTATGGAGGCCTAGGGTATGGAGGTCTTGGATATGGTGGATTTAGCTACGGAGGTCAAGGAGGCAGCATTGCTGGAGGACGAGGCATCGGCATGATGGGAGGACGAGGCATCGGCATGATGGGAGGACGAGGTATCGGCATAATGGGAGGACGAGGTATCGGTATGATGGGAGGACGAGGCATCGGCGTGATGGGAGGACAAGGTATTAGCATGATGGGAGGACGAGGCATCGGTGTGATGGGAGGACAAAGTGTTGGCATGATGGGAGGACAAGGTATTGGTATGATGGGAGGACAAGTTATCGGACCCATGGGCGGCATGGGATACGGAGGTGGTATGGCTGCCCCCATGATTGGAGGTGGAATGGGCCTCCCAGGTGGATTTATAGTCTAA